A region of Nostoc sp. 'Peltigera membranacea cyanobiont' N6 DNA encodes the following proteins:
- a CDS encoding UBP-type zinc finger domain-containing protein: MSCEHLDNLTTETLISKANYPVFRCEECILINSHWVHLRICQSCGKMLCCDSSVHQHARRHYEKTGHSVISSAELGEQWLWCFLDEQAKNY; the protein is encoded by the coding sequence ATGAGTTGCGAACATTTAGACAATCTGACTACGGAGACTCTGATTTCTAAAGCAAACTACCCAGTATTTCGTTGTGAAGAGTGTATCCTGATAAACAGTCACTGGGTACATCTGCGTATTTGTCAAAGTTGCGGCAAGATGCTGTGCTGTGATTCTTCTGTTCATCAACATGCCCGACGGCATTACGAGAAAACTGGACATTCAGTAATTAGCTCGGCTGAGTTAGGAGAACAGTGGTTATGGTGTTTTTTGGATGAGCAGGCAAAAAACTATTAA
- a CDS encoding phosphodiester glycosidase family protein gives MSRQKTIKLRRLYGKCFLGRLLVVCQPKNAPVRTGERERELGLGFKPFTPSPFPFPPPSLLGELLGLVSYSSKPYLQARKFWVKQMRKIGLLGLTLVTLGTWFSLRSSPPYISSALPTIKPSPPKTIQYLERILPQGIAHILLIPANSRFVVTGALSAKANTVEEFAQKRKAIAILNAGFFDPANQKSTSYVVVAGQLVADPKDNERLVNNPQLKPYLAQIFNRTEFRRYQCGQTIRYSIALHNESAPADCQLVDAIGAGPRLLPELTLVQEGFVDNALVRDALGSNQLNARTAVGITRDGSIILVMVAQKPSQPNNSGISLLQLADLMKILGASEAMNLDGGSSSSLYYLGKTFYGKVDLQGNLIKRPVKSVLLVQEK, from the coding sequence ATGAGCAGGCAAAAAACTATTAAACTAAGGCGATTGTATGGCAAATGTTTCCTTGGCAGACTACTAGTAGTCTGCCAACCCAAAAATGCACCTGTGAGGACTGGGGAAAGGGAAAGGGAACTGGGTTTGGGATTTAAACCCTTTACCCCTTCCCCTTTCCCCTTTCCCCCGCCAAGTTTACTTGGCGAACTACTAGGATTGGTCAGTTATTCAAGCAAGCCCTATTTACAAGCGAGGAAATTTTGGGTGAAACAAATGAGAAAAATTGGGTTGCTAGGTTTGACACTAGTTACTTTGGGGACATGGTTTAGCTTGCGTTCCTCCCCACCGTATATATCTTCTGCGCTCCCAACCATTAAGCCCTCACCACCAAAAACTATCCAGTACCTAGAGCGCATCTTGCCCCAAGGCATAGCTCACATTTTGTTAATTCCAGCCAATAGCAGATTTGTGGTAACTGGGGCATTATCAGCCAAAGCAAACACCGTGGAGGAATTTGCCCAAAAACGTAAAGCGATCGCTATCTTAAACGCAGGCTTTTTTGATCCAGCCAATCAAAAATCTACATCCTATGTTGTTGTTGCTGGTCAACTTGTGGCTGATCCCAAAGATAATGAGCGGCTAGTGAATAATCCCCAGTTAAAACCTTACCTAGCCCAAATTTTCAATCGCACCGAATTTCGCCGCTACCAATGTGGGCAAACCATCCGCTATTCGATTGCTTTGCACAATGAGTCAGCACCAGCAGATTGTCAGTTAGTCGATGCTATAGGTGCTGGCCCACGCCTGTTACCAGAACTCACCTTAGTACAAGAGGGTTTTGTAGATAATGCCTTGGTACGCGATGCACTAGGCAGCAACCAACTCAATGCTAGAACTGCTGTAGGTATTACTCGTGATGGCAGCATTATTTTAGTAATGGTAGCGCAAAAACCTTCACAACCAAATAACTCTGGGATATCTCTACTGCAACTAGCAGACTTAATGAAAATCCTTGGTGCGTCCGAAGCGATGAACTTGGACGGAGGTAGTTCATCTTCGCTTTATTACTTGGGTAAAACTTTTTACGGGAAAGTTGATTTACAAGGAAATCTCATCAAGCGACCCGTGAAATCAGTTTTACTGGTTCAAGAAAAGTAG
- a CDS encoding CopG family transcriptional regulator, with translation MNKKWAVKRITINLTSGEAEILEKYCSMTGRPATDFIRELIRSLPTGEMPNTN, from the coding sequence GTGAATAAAAAATGGGCTGTTAAACGAATAACAATAAATCTGACATCAGGTGAAGCAGAAATATTAGAAAAATACTGCTCAATGACAGGAAGACCAGCAACAGACTTTATTCGGGAGTTAATTCGTTCTTTGCCAACGGGAGAAATGCCCAATACAAATTGA
- a CDS encoding TRADD-N-associated membrane domain-containing protein produces the protein MSNLDSCIKTYSAVELSIAQERLRQARWSFNLALAMTAAFAVISLVGVGLLLSGKTTEGSVAAAGGFASSVRCLQLAKDTNDRLDKVAAEI, from the coding sequence GTGTCTAATCTCGATAGCTGCATCAAGACCTATTCAGCAGTGGAGTTGAGTATTGCCCAAGAACGCCTCCGCCAAGCGAGGTGGAGTTTTAATTTAGCTTTGGCAATGACGGCGGCTTTTGCTGTGATCAGCTTGGTCGGTGTTGGACTACTGCTATCAGGCAAGACTACAGAAGGATCTGTTGCTGCCGCAGGTGGGTTCGCCTCCAGTGTCCGCTGCCTTCAACTGGCAAAGGACACCAATGACCGACTAGACAAGGTAGCTGCGGAAATTTAA
- a CDS encoding serine/threonine-protein kinase, translating to MSYCTNIDCLRPQNSEISRFCNSCGQELLLKQRYRPLAVIGRGGFGRTFLAIDEHLPEQPKCAIKQLCFQEENTEIWHKAVNLFHEEALHLNELKHSQIPKLLAQFEQNKKFYIVEELVDGQTLAQELQQQGVFQEPQIWKILKSLLLTLQFVHSRQVIHRDIKPENIMRRSVRGDLVLIDFGVAKLATNTRQLRTGTIVGSPEYIAPEQMRGKALPASDLYSLGVTCIYLLTNVSPFDLFDITNDCWVWQKHLPANNTVSLHLCEILDKLLQNAVSQRFQSATEVLQTLEEQPKKLLNISNYQTVSTIDYTNLRGLLAKGKWQSADRETWELMSQALAKPRGSYIFSSDVEKIPCPDLQTIDHLWVNSSHGRFGFSVQTLIYKNVNGDYGIFCNQVGWYIYNYTSANSEFDFSLKAPIGHLPSRIWIGGSQPWRYPNALAIKLAACSIS from the coding sequence ATGAGCTACTGTACTAATATTGATTGCTTACGTCCGCAAAATTCTGAAATCTCTCGTTTTTGTAATAGTTGTGGTCAGGAATTGTTACTCAAACAGCGATATCGCCCACTCGCCGTCATTGGACGCGGTGGCTTTGGGAGAACGTTTTTAGCTATTGATGAACATCTACCAGAACAACCCAAATGTGCAATCAAACAGCTATGTTTTCAAGAGGAAAACACTGAAATTTGGCACAAAGCAGTCAATTTATTTCACGAGGAAGCACTTCATCTTAATGAATTAAAACACTCTCAAATACCCAAATTACTAGCGCAATTTGAACAAAACAAAAAGTTTTATATCGTCGAAGAATTAGTAGATGGACAAACACTCGCCCAGGAATTGCAACAACAAGGTGTTTTTCAAGAACCGCAAATTTGGAAGATATTAAAAAGTTTATTGCTCACACTCCAATTTGTCCATTCCAGACAAGTAATCCATCGAGATATTAAACCGGAAAATATTATGCGTCGTTCGGTTCGAGGAGACTTAGTTTTAATAGATTTTGGAGTTGCTAAACTCGCCACTAATACGAGGCAACTTCGTACAGGCACAATAGTAGGTAGTCCAGAATATATTGCTCCCGAACAAATGCGAGGAAAGGCATTACCAGCTAGCGATCTGTACAGTTTGGGTGTAACATGTATTTACTTACTCACCAATGTTTCTCCCTTTGATTTGTTCGATATTACTAACGATTGCTGGGTATGGCAAAAACATTTACCAGCAAACAATACTGTTAGCCTTCACCTCTGTGAAATCTTAGATAAACTTTTACAAAATGCCGTTTCTCAACGCTTCCAATCTGCAACAGAAGTGTTGCAGACACTAGAGGAACAACCTAAGAAATTGCTAAATATTTCTAATTATCAGACAGTAAGTACTATTGATTACACAAATTTGCGTGGTTTATTAGCAAAAGGAAAATGGCAATCAGCAGATCGAGAAACTTGGGAACTGATGTCTCAAGCACTAGCAAAGCCTAGAGGTAGTTATATATTTAGTAGTGATGTTGAAAAAATTCCCTGTCCAGATTTGCAGACTATTGACCATTTATGGGTAAATTCCAGTCATGGACGCTTTGGTTTTAGTGTACAGACACTTATTTACAAAAACGTGAATGGAGATTATGGTATTTTTTGTAATCAAGTTGGTTGGTATATATACAATTATACTTCTGCCAACTCGGAATTTGATTTTAGTCTCAAAGCACCAATCGGTCATTTACCCTCACGTATTTGGATTGGTGGTTCTCAACCGTGGCGATACCCCAATGCTTTGGCTATAAAACTAGCAGCTTGTAGTATTAGTTAG
- a CDS encoding dihydrolipoyl dehydrogenase family protein, producing METADIIVIGSGQGGIPLAADFVKEGRKVVLFERDALGGSCINYGCTPSKAFLAAAHAAGRARQAKKLGIHTEVEVDFPAVMERVRLIRNSFNQGIQKRLDDAGVKIVCAEASFVGERTVRGGDVTVEAPIVIVNTGTSSLIPDIPGLAGTPYLTNRNFFDLKVLPPRLLVIGAGYIGLELGQGLARLGSQTHLIVRGDRVLDREEADVSEVLAEALQQDGIELHFGVNVNQVAHENDVFKLTLSSGEELQGEALLVVIGRKPNTGALNAAKSGIELDDKGFIKINDQFHTTCSGVYAIGDAAKQPAFTHVSWEDYRRLKAILCGENRTRSDRVLGYAIYTEPQVGRVGMTLQEAHKHGINARAVTLPMSQIARAIEWGHDLGFYRMVINSDTDKILGATLVGYETAELVHVFLQLMEAGATWQLLERSVHIHPTYGEALPSLARLLLGDNMPGCPNR from the coding sequence ATGGAAACAGCAGACATCATTGTGATTGGGAGCGGTCAAGGAGGCATTCCACTAGCAGCTGATTTTGTCAAAGAGGGTCGCAAGGTGGTCTTGTTTGAGCGGGATGCTTTGGGCGGCAGTTGCATCAATTATGGTTGCACTCCTTCCAAAGCATTCTTGGCAGCAGCTCATGCAGCAGGGCGTGCCCGTCAGGCAAAGAAATTAGGCATCCACACGGAAGTTGAGGTTGATTTTCCTGCCGTCATGGAGCGAGTACGCTTAATCCGTAACAGCTTTAACCAGGGTATTCAGAAGCGATTGGATGATGCAGGCGTCAAAATCGTTTGCGCTGAAGCTTCCTTTGTTGGTGAACGTACCGTTAGAGGGGGTGATGTCACCGTTGAGGCTCCAATAGTTATCGTTAATACTGGCACGTCATCGCTGATTCCTGATATTCCGGGTCTTGCAGGGACTCCTTACCTGACCAACCGCAACTTTTTTGACTTAAAAGTATTACCACCCCGGTTACTGGTAATTGGGGCTGGCTATATTGGATTGGAACTGGGGCAAGGACTGGCGCGTTTGGGCAGTCAAACCCACTTAATTGTGCGGGGCGATCGCGTCCTCGATCGGGAAGAGGCTGATGTCAGCGAGGTTTTAGCAGAAGCATTACAGCAGGATGGGATTGAGCTTCACTTCGGGGTGAATGTAAATCAGGTGGCACATGAAAATGATGTGTTTAAGCTGACATTGAGCAGTGGTGAGGAACTCCAGGGAGAGGCGTTGCTGGTTGTAATTGGACGCAAACCAAATACAGGTGCATTAAATGCAGCCAAGAGTGGCATTGAGCTAGATGATAAGGGGTTTATCAAAATTAACGACCAGTTTCACACGACCTGTTCTGGAGTCTATGCGATCGGAGATGCTGCCAAACAGCCTGCCTTTACGCATGTGTCGTGGGAGGACTATCGCCGCTTAAAAGCAATTTTGTGTGGAGAAAACCGGACACGGAGCGATCGTGTCCTTGGCTATGCTATCTACACAGAGCCACAGGTTGGGCGAGTGGGGATGACGTTACAAGAGGCTCACAAGCATGGCATCAACGCGCGTGCTGTTACGTTACCCATGAGCCAAATTGCTCGTGCGATCGAGTGGGGACATGACTTGGGGTTTTACCGCATGGTGATCAACAGCGACACCGACAAAATCTTAGGAGCCACCCTGGTGGGGTACGAAACTGCTGAACTAGTGCATGTTTTTCTGCAGCTGATGGAAGCGGGAGCAACCTGGCAGTTGTTAGAGCGATCAGTTCATATTCATCCTACCTATGGTGAAGCATTACCTAGCCTAGCACGGTTGCTGCTTGGAGATAATATGCCAGGCTGTCCGAACAGGTGA
- a CDS encoding helicase-related protein, whose protein sequence is MNHSPGSIVTCRSRQWVILPSENQDVIRLRPLSGNEDEIAGIYQKLLEEELEKIESATFPLPQATSVQDHAAALLLMDAARLLLRSGAGPFRCLGRLSLRPRPYQLVPLLMALKLETVKLLVADDVGIGKTIEAGLIARELLDRGEVKRIAVLCPPHLCDQWQQELSEKFHIDAVVVRSGTASKLERNIPNNDSVFSYYRHLIVSLDYAKADRRRASFITHCPDLVIVDEAHTCARPNKTTTSQQQRHQLITEIAQKQEQHLLLLTATPHSGIEESFLSLLGLLKPEFEHFNLNSLTDKQRDHLANHFVQRRRADVKLWLGNETPFPERESSEESYKLSKEYKELFDEVYDFARGLVKTTTADMSHAQRRGRYWSALALIRCVMSSPAAAIATLNRQVSKSSERLLADLDEDLMSSYVHDPTEQEQAVDASPTVVIEQGQQSYKDADKRKLKAFVQAAEKLQGGKDQKLQSCIATVESFLKDQMNPIVWCRYIATANYVADALRQKLEKKGSQIRVIAITGELSEDERETRLEELKSYPQRVLVATDCLSEGVNLQTHFSAVIHYDLPWNPNRLEQREGRIDRYGQTATKVKACLLYGRDNPVDGAVLDVLIRKAVQIHKSLGITVPVPMESTTVAEAVFKSLFERTTEVIQLSLFEFQEESAVDKVHKNWDKAVEREKTNRTRFAQRAIKPEQVEQELIDSDQILGNEQDVERFVLSACDRISCSLIKKKQGWLLSQPPDFLKSTLGDKSRLLSFTTPTPEGVEYVGRNHPLVEGLARYILEDALSHTTEPIAARCGFTTTNAVQKRTTLLLVRLRHLLDSSKRTTETRNTTSLLAEECAVIGFTGSPSSPSWLTQLEATSLLQQAKPVSDVTKAIKQVEISELLQRLEELQPDLEKFARERAEELLQSHRRVRTMTQEGRIRVTPQLPMDVLGIFILQPGRK, encoded by the coding sequence ATGAACCATTCACCTGGTTCAATAGTCACCTGTCGCAGTCGGCAATGGGTGATACTACCTTCAGAAAATCAAGATGTTATTCGTCTACGACCGCTTTCAGGCAATGAAGATGAAATTGCTGGTATCTACCAAAAGCTTTTAGAAGAAGAGCTAGAGAAGATTGAATCAGCTACATTTCCTCTTCCTCAAGCTACTAGCGTACAAGATCATGCAGCCGCACTTTTGCTTATGGATGCTGCACGTCTTTTACTCCGTAGCGGTGCAGGGCCTTTTCGTTGTTTAGGACGATTGTCATTGCGTCCCCGTCCTTACCAGTTAGTTCCTTTATTGATGGCACTAAAGTTAGAGACAGTAAAACTGCTTGTAGCTGATGACGTGGGTATTGGTAAGACCATCGAAGCTGGATTGATAGCTCGTGAATTGCTAGACCGAGGTGAGGTGAAGCGAATTGCAGTACTGTGTCCACCACACTTGTGCGATCAGTGGCAGCAGGAATTAAGTGAAAAGTTTCATATTGATGCGGTGGTAGTACGTTCTGGCACAGCTTCCAAATTAGAGCGGAACATACCTAATAATGACAGTGTTTTTAGTTATTATCGCCACCTGATTGTTAGCTTGGACTATGCCAAAGCAGATCGTCGTCGTGCTAGTTTTATAACTCACTGCCCTGACTTAGTAATTGTGGATGAAGCACATACTTGCGCCCGTCCAAATAAAACTACTACATCCCAGCAGCAGCGACACCAGCTAATTACAGAAATTGCTCAAAAACAAGAACAGCATTTACTGTTACTTACAGCTACTCCTCACAGTGGGATTGAAGAATCTTTTCTCTCACTTTTAGGTTTGCTGAAGCCGGAGTTTGAGCATTTCAATCTCAATAGCTTAACTGACAAACAACGTGACCACTTAGCCAATCATTTTGTTCAGCGCAGACGGGCAGATGTCAAGCTTTGGCTAGGGAATGAAACTCCTTTTCCTGAACGAGAGTCAAGCGAGGAATCATATAAGTTATCGAAAGAGTACAAAGAACTATTTGATGAAGTCTATGATTTTGCTCGTGGTCTAGTGAAAACGACTACGGCGGACATGAGCCATGCTCAACGTCGGGGAAGATACTGGTCGGCTTTGGCTTTGATTCGTTGTGTCATGTCTTCACCTGCGGCTGCGATCGCTACATTAAATCGCCAAGTTAGTAAATCAAGTGAACGCTTACTGGCCGATTTAGACGAAGATTTGATGAGTTCTTATGTCCACGATCCCACAGAGCAAGAACAAGCGGTTGATGCCTCGCCAACTGTAGTTATAGAACAAGGACAGCAAAGTTACAAAGACGCAGACAAACGTAAACTTAAAGCTTTTGTGCAAGCAGCAGAGAAGTTGCAAGGTGGCAAAGACCAAAAGCTGCAATCGTGCATTGCTACGGTAGAATCTTTCCTCAAAGACCAGATGAACCCGATTGTCTGGTGTCGCTATATTGCTACAGCAAACTATGTAGCTGATGCTCTCAGACAGAAATTGGAGAAAAAAGGCAGTCAGATCCGCGTAATTGCGATTACTGGAGAACTTTCCGAAGATGAGCGGGAAACTCGACTAGAGGAGCTAAAATCTTATCCCCAAAGAGTGCTAGTTGCTACGGACTGTTTGAGTGAAGGGGTAAACCTGCAAACACACTTCAGTGCTGTTATTCACTACGATTTACCTTGGAATCCTAACCGGTTAGAACAACGCGAAGGACGTATTGACCGCTACGGACAAACAGCAACTAAGGTGAAAGCCTGCTTGCTTTATGGTCGAGATAATCCTGTTGATGGTGCAGTTCTGGATGTTCTGATTCGCAAAGCTGTGCAGATTCACAAGTCTTTAGGGATTACTGTTCCCGTACCAATGGAAAGTACTACTGTAGCGGAAGCAGTATTTAAATCCCTTTTTGAACGTACTACTGAGGTTATTCAGTTATCGCTGTTTGAGTTTCAAGAAGAATCTGCGGTTGATAAAGTTCATAAGAATTGGGACAAGGCAGTAGAACGCGAAAAAACCAATCGGACTCGCTTTGCTCAACGTGCCATTAAACCTGAGCAAGTAGAACAGGAATTAATTGACTCTGACCAGATTTTGGGAAATGAGCAGGATGTAGAGCGGTTTGTCTTATCGGCTTGCGATCGCATATCTTGTTCTTTAATTAAGAAAAAGCAGGGATGGTTACTTTCCCAACCACCGGATTTTCTCAAGTCAACTTTAGGGGATAAGTCGCGTTTACTCTCTTTTACCACCCCAACACCAGAGGGCGTGGAATACGTAGGTCGAAATCACCCTTTAGTGGAAGGCTTGGCACGGTACATCTTAGAAGATGCACTCTCCCATACTACAGAACCGATCGCAGCAAGATGCGGTTTTACTACAACTAATGCGGTACAAAAACGCACAACTTTGCTGCTGGTAAGGTTACGGCATTTGTTAGACAGTTCTAAACGTACTACAGAAACGCGAAATACCACATCTCTACTAGCGGAAGAATGCGCGGTTATTGGCTTTACAGGTTCGCCCTCTAGCCCTAGTTGGTTGACGCAGTTGGAAGCAACATCACTACTGCAACAAGCGAAGCCAGTCAGCGATGTTACTAAAGCTATCAAGCAGGTAGAAATTAGTGAGTTACTCCAAAGGTTAGAAGAACTCCAGCCAGATTTGGAAAAGTTTGCCAGAGAAAGAGCAGAAGAACTTTTACAAAGCCATAGACGCGTCAGAACAATGACCCAAGAAGGTCGAATCCGCGTCACCCCCCAATTGCCGATGGATGTTCTCGGCATTTTCATCCTCCAACCCGGACGTAAGTAA
- a CDS encoding glutathione binding-like protein translates to MIDLYTFTTPNGRKASVMLEEVELPYDVHKIDITTQQQFTPEYIAINPNSKIPAIVDQETGIKVFESGAILIYLAEKTGKLLPIEQKSRFQVLEWLMFQMAGVGPMFGQLNHFKRFAPEKLPYAIERYEKETLRIYGVLDKQLQDNEFICGDYSIADVATYPWVAIYEFQGLTLDNYPNLKRWVEIVQQRPAVQRGMQVP, encoded by the coding sequence ATGATTGATCTCTATACTTTCACGACGCCCAATGGACGCAAAGCTTCTGTCATGCTGGAAGAAGTCGAATTGCCCTACGATGTCCACAAAATTGACATTACTACTCAACAGCAATTTACACCTGAATATATCGCCATCAATCCCAATAGTAAAATTCCTGCCATTGTTGACCAAGAAACTGGGATTAAAGTTTTTGAATCGGGTGCAATTCTAATTTACCTCGCTGAAAAAACAGGTAAACTCTTACCCATTGAACAAAAAAGCCGTTTTCAAGTACTAGAGTGGCTGATGTTCCAAATGGCAGGAGTCGGGCCAATGTTTGGGCAACTTAACCACTTTAAACGCTTTGCACCCGAAAAGCTTCCTTATGCCATCGAACGTTATGAAAAGGAAACTTTACGCATTTATGGTGTCTTAGATAAACAACTGCAAGACAATGAATTTATCTGTGGTGACTATTCTATTGCGGATGTTGCAACTTATCCGTGGGTAGCAATTTATGAATTTCAGGGTTTAACACTCGACAATTACCCAAATCTTAAACGCTGGGTAGAAATAGTGCAGCAACGTCCGGCTGTGCAACGCGGAATGCAAGTTCCTTAA
- a CDS encoding nuclease-related domain-containing protein: MKTLQQSLKLRAVFQEKITAKKSAVRQEIHQALGDSTLSGLASFVYEFKQAKNQLKGSMGEWGISAILQYFPDTWVMFNNALIPTNNSGGLTEIDHLLIGTKGIFLLEIKTWKGSFTAYNDKWKRREGSNWVAITHSPTSQSAYHQQMFAQWIVSVVPALPNNCVYAPVVFPIAKWLGVNNCSVQVFQGVPALLQAMGSCPECLSEQQIQAIASAVANYQIPENTTPTPKPKLLKRHNSSS, translated from the coding sequence ATGAAAACTCTGCAACAGTCGCTAAAGTTAAGAGCAGTATTCCAAGAAAAAATAACTGCTAAAAAGTCTGCTGTACGCCAAGAAATTCACCAAGCTTTAGGTGACAGTACATTAAGTGGATTAGCTTCATTCGTTTATGAATTTAAGCAAGCCAAAAATCAACTCAAAGGCAGCATGGGTGAATGGGGAATTTCAGCCATATTGCAATACTTTCCTGATACTTGGGTTATGTTCAATAATGCTCTAATTCCTACTAATAACTCCGGTGGTTTAACCGAGATAGACCACTTACTTATAGGTACAAAAGGCATTTTCTTATTGGAAATCAAAACTTGGAAGGGTTCATTTACAGCATACAACGATAAGTGGAAACGTCGAGAAGGCAGTAATTGGGTGGCAATAACTCATAGTCCAACGTCTCAAAGTGCTTACCATCAACAGATGTTTGCTCAATGGATAGTTTCTGTAGTTCCCGCTCTCCCTAATAATTGCGTTTATGCTCCTGTGGTCTTCCCTATCGCTAAATGGTTGGGAGTTAACAATTGCTCAGTACAAGTTTTTCAAGGTGTACCTGCACTACTGCAAGCAATGGGTAGCTGTCCTGAGTGTTTGAGCGAACAGCAAATACAGGCGATCGCCTCTGCTGTGGCTAATTATCAGATTCCCGAAAATACGACCCCAACGCCTAAGCCAAAACTCCTTAAACGTCATAATTCTAGCAGTTAA
- a CDS encoding MarC family protein, with product MMSLIPNTLATFVALFPIANPIGAVPVFYSLTARETSSQRHRQAIQTAINVVLVLAVFLLTGRWILEFFGISLNVLRLAGGLLVAHTAWEMVTVRQRLTSSENDEALDKEDISFTPMAVPLISGPGAIGVVTSLSISFKDWVDYVESLVGIALIGISLYLCLVLGEPLIKKLGKNGVGALNRVFGFFILAIGVRFIADGSISLLKEAFHIQVK from the coding sequence ATGATGTCGTTAATTCCAAATACATTAGCAACCTTTGTGGCTCTTTTCCCAATCGCCAATCCAATCGGTGCAGTTCCGGTTTTTTACAGCTTAACAGCGAGAGAAACATCATCACAGCGTCATCGGCAGGCGATACAAACTGCCATAAATGTAGTCTTAGTTTTAGCTGTGTTTTTACTAACTGGCAGGTGGATTCTAGAATTTTTTGGAATCTCATTAAATGTGCTACGGCTGGCAGGGGGATTACTTGTTGCTCATACAGCGTGGGAAATGGTTACAGTCCGTCAACGACTAACTTCATCAGAAAATGATGAGGCTCTAGATAAAGAAGATATTTCTTTTACACCAATGGCAGTGCCATTAATCAGTGGGCCTGGAGCAATTGGGGTAGTAACGAGTTTATCGATTAGCTTTAAAGATTGGGTAGACTATGTTGAGTCTTTAGTGGGAATTGCTTTAATAGGTATAAGCCTTTACCTGTGCCTCGTCTTAGGAGAACCACTTATTAAGAAGTTAGGAAAAAATGGTGTGGGAGCCTTAAATCGAGTTTTTGGTTTTTTCATCCTAGCAATTGGTGTGCGGTTTATTGCCGATGGCTCTATTTCCTTATTGAAAGAGGCGTTCCATATTCAAGTTAAATAA
- a CDS encoding helix-turn-helix domain-containing protein, which translates to MTIKKPLAIKQPEVGQIIHDLRLLVGLTQEQFAATLGVTYTTINRWENGRSKPSPMAIKLIEQKLDEMGTQGQDLLAKYLPN; encoded by the coding sequence ATGACTATCAAAAAACCCTTGGCTATCAAACAGCCGGAGGTGGGGCAGATCATTCATGATTTGCGGCTTTTGGTTGGGCTAACGCAAGAACAGTTTGCAGCTACTCTCGGTGTGACATATACCACGATTAACCGTTGGGAAAATGGACGCTCTAAACCCTCGCCAATGGCGATTAAGCTTATTGAGCAGAAGCTTGATGAGATGGGCACTCAGGGTCAGGATTTGTTGGCTAAGTATTTGCCGAATTAG
- a CDS encoding GIY-YIG nuclease family protein — MPTDAGSAAIYFVIDNAMPLLLYVGETRRSGKRWKGEHGCKQYLDSYHSLHHHYGLQREVSIAFCWDAPVQRKPRQQLEQALIQKWKSPFNKEMWVTWGQPFG, encoded by the coding sequence ATGCCAACAGATGCGGGTAGCGCCGCTATTTATTTTGTGATCGATAATGCCATGCCCTTGCTGTTGTATGTTGGTGAAACAAGACGATCTGGTAAACGGTGGAAAGGTGAGCATGGATGCAAGCAATATTTAGATAGTTACCATTCATTGCATCATCATTATGGACTGCAACGGGAAGTGAGCATCGCTTTCTGCTGGGATGCCCCAGTCCAGAGAAAACCCAGGCAGCAGCTAGAGCAAGCACTAATTCAAAAGTGGAAGTCGCCTTTTAATAAGGAAATGTGGGTAACGTGGGGGCAACCATTTGGGTAG
- a CDS encoding HD domain-containing protein, which translates to MLHDTIEDTDTTFEEIKTEFSESVANGVLALTKDESLAKHLQMSDSLRRIKEQPLEIWMVKLADRISNLQAPPHYWNQDKIIRYREEAIQIYEALKDASLFLASRLATKIEDYKAFIK; encoded by the coding sequence ATTTTACATGACACAATCGAAGATACTGATACCACTTTTGAGGAAATAAAAACTGAATTTAGTGAATCAGTAGCTAATGGTGTACTTGCATTAACTAAAGATGAAAGTTTAGCAAAACATCTTCAAATGTCAGACAGTTTGCGAAGAATAAAAGAGCAACCCCTAGAAATATGGATGGTGAAATTAGCAGATAGAATCAGCAACCTCCAAGCACCTCCACATTATTGGAATCAAGACAAAATTATTCGGTATCGAGAAGAAGCTATTCAGATTTATGAAGCTTTGAAAGATGCCAGCTTATTTCTAGCATCCCGCTTGGCTACTAAAATTGAAGATTATAAGGCGTTCATCAAGTAA